A window from Citrus sinensis cultivar Valencia sweet orange chromosome 5, DVS_A1.0, whole genome shotgun sequence encodes these proteins:
- the LOC102616660 gene encoding 2,3-bisphosphoglycerate-dependent phosphoglycerate mutase 1 codes for MSAQVFHQAMGTLQSNRLLNNSGTHHELGNIRVQLIPKSFKLNIELSRNRNFRFGKKNFGIIQATASQTSVIESASSPSNHDTSDSKKKSNEAALILVRHGESLWNEKNLFTGCVDVPLTKKGVEEAIEAGKRISNIPVDMIYTSALIRAQMTAMLAMTQHRRRKVPIIMHNESEQARTWSQIFSEDTMKQSIPVVTAWQLNERMYGELQGLNKQETADRYGKEQVHVWRRSYDIPPPNGESLEMCAQRAVAYFKDQIEPQLQSGKNVMIAAHGNSLRSIIMYLDKLTSQEVISLELSTGIPMLYIFKEGKFIRRGSPAGPAEAGVYAYTRRLAQYRQKLDEMLH; via the exons ATGTCTGCACAGGTATTTCACCAAGCTATGGGGACTCTCCAATCCAATCGACTTCTTAATAACTCTGGCACTCACCATGAACTTGGAAATATTAGGGTGCAATTGATTCCAAAAAGTTTCAAGCTTAATATTGAATTGTCAAGAAACAGGAATTTTAGATTTGGGAAGAAGAATTTTGGCATAATTCAGGCCACAGCTTCTCAAACTTCAGTTATTGAATCTGCTTCATCTCCCTCAAATCACGACACCAGTGACTCCAAAAAGAAatcaa ATGAAGCAGCTTTGATACTGGTTCGACATGGTGAGTCTCTCTGGAATGAAAAGAACCTGTTTACAGGTTGTGTTGATGTGCCATTAACCAAGAAGGGTGTAGAAGAGGCAATTGAAGCTGGAAAGAGAATAAGCAACATACCTGTCGACATGATATATACATCAGCACTAATTCGCGCGCAGATGACTGCTATGCTCGCCATGACACAGCACCGACGCAGGAAG GTGCCTATCATTATGCATAATGAAAGTGAACAGGCAAGGACCTGGAGTCAGATCTTCAGCGAAGACACCATGAAGCAGTCCATTCCCGTTGTAACAGCTTGGCAATTGAATGAAAGAAT GTATGGGGAATTACAGGGTCTAAATAAGCAGGAAACGGCTGATAGATATGGAAAGGAACAAGTCCACGTGTGGCGTCGGAGTTATGACATTCCTCCACCAAATGGTGAGAGCTTGGAAATGTGTGCTCAAAGAGCCGTTGCTTATTTTAAAGATCAG ATTGAACCGCAACTTCAATCAGGAAAGAATGTAATGATTGCTGCCCATGGGAATTCACTGAGGTCCATCATTATGTATCTTGACAAATTAACTTCCCAAGAG GTGATCAGTTTAGAACTATCAACTGGAATACCCATGCTTTACATATTCAAAGAGGGAAAGTTCATTAGAAGGGGAAGTCCAGCGGGACCAGCGGAGGCTGGAGTCTATGCTTATACACGG CGTTTAGCTCAATATAGACAGAAGTTAGACGAGATGTTGCATTAA
- the LOC102617362 gene encoding pollen-specific protein C13 — protein MARTLLLIALCVLPALVSAVRPNTKPFSVEGRVYCDTCQAGFETPATTYIAGAKVKVECKDRKSMQVVYSREGKTDSTGTYKILVSEDHQDQLCDAVLISSPQNDCKTVAPGRERSRVILTSYNGISSETRYANSMGFMKAEPMSGCAEVLRLYQEEDV, from the exons ATGGCTAGAACATTGTTGTTGATCGCTCTCTGCGTGCTGCCGGCTCTGGTGAGCGCGGTCCGGCCCAACACTAAACCGTTCTCGGTTGAAGGACGCGTGTACTGCGACACCTGCCAAGCCGGCTTTGAGACCCCCGCTACCACCTACATCGCCG GTGCCAAGGTTAAGGTTGAATGCAAAGACAGGAAGTCAATGCAAGTAGTATATAGCAGGGAAGGGAAAACAGACTCAACTGGAACATATAAGATCCTCGTTTCAGAAGACCATCAGGATCAACTTTGCGATGCTGTCCTCATTAGTAGCCCCCAGAATGACTGCAAAACAGTTGCCCCAGGGCGTGAGCGTTCCCGTGTGATCTTGACCAGTTACAACGGCATTTCTTCTGAAACCCGATATGCCAATTCAATGGGCTTCATGAAGGCAGAGCCCATGTCTGGCTGTGCTGAGGTTCTCAGGCTATATCAGGAGGAGGATGTGTAG